A genomic stretch from Musa acuminata AAA Group cultivar baxijiao unplaced genomic scaffold, Cavendish_Baxijiao_AAA HiC_scaffold_1138, whole genome shotgun sequence includes:
- the LOC103974002 gene encoding probably inactive leucine-rich repeat receptor-like protein kinase IMK2 → MDHQLNQPKQGRKKEKWKLLLLLLLLVLLKSSQCSSVEAAAAWDGVAITQADYQGLQAIRQALADPHGFLRSWNGTGIDACSGAWTGIKCVRGRVVALQLPWRGFGGRISDKIAQLAALRKLSLHDNAIRGPIPPSLGSLRDLRGVYLFNNRFSGGIPPSIGACLLLQTLDLSHNLLTGRIPSSLSNSSRLIRLNLSYNNISGPVPVAITQIPSLVFLLLQQNSLSGSVPDTWGSTVSNGTYQFQSLHLENNLLSGSIPMSLGRLQMLEDVSLSNNQLNGSIPQEITTLSRIKTLDLSDNSIGGSFPASLCNLSSLVALNLEGNQLEGPIPEAIDGLRNLSLLSLKNNQFSGDVPATLGNISSLSRLDLSENNLGGRIPASIEHLTNLTFFNVSDNVLSGPVPILLSDKFNSSSFAGNIQLCGYSASVPCPSPPPASPPSPSMLPTPIRRSLSPKNVILIAVGVLLALLLLLFCVLLIFLIKKRAAGTSKQSTATGGAAAAAGAGRDEKPGPAAGTETEAGCDTGGKLVHFDGPLAFTADDLLCATAEIMGKSTYGTVYKATLEDGSQVAVKRLREKIAKSQKEFEAEVNVLGKIRHQNLLALRAYYLGPKGEKLLVFDFMPKGSLAAFLHARGPDTPIDWSTRMKIAMGVTRGLQHLQVDLKMIHGNLTSSNVLLDDDMNARISDFGVSRLMTGAASSNVIATASALGYRAPELSKLKKANAKTDIYSLGVIVLELLTGKSPADAADGVDLPQWVASIVKEEWTNEVFDLELMKDATAGTATGDELLNTLKLALHCVDPSPAARPEAHQVLQQLEQIKPEAADAVASSKDDGFGTAATAEEEQAKTAE, encoded by the exons ATGGATCACCAACTCAACCAGCCCAAACagggaaggaagaaggagaagtggAAGCTGCTGCTGCTCTTGCTGCTGTTGGTACTGTTGAAGTCGTCACAGTGCAGCTCGGTGGAGGCCGCGGCGGCGTGGGATGGGGTGGCCATCACCCAGGCGGACTACCAGGGGCTTCAGGCCATAAGGCAGGCGCTGGCCGACCCCCACGGCTTCCTCCGCAGCTGGAACGGCACCGGCATTGACGCCTGCTCCGGCGCCTGGACCGGCATCAAGTGCGTCCGCGGCCGGGTTGTCGCCCTCCAGCTCCCCTGGCGCGGCTTCGGCGGTCGCATCTCTGACAAGATCGCCCAGCTCGCCGCCCTCCGCAAGCTCAGCCTCCACGACAACGCCATCCGCGGGCCCATCCCGCCGTCCCTTGGCTCCCTCCGCGACCTCCGGGGCGTCTACCTCTTCAACAACCGCTTCTCCGGCGGCATCCCACCGTCCATCGGTGCTTGCCTTCTGCTCCAGACGCTCGACCTCAGCCACAATCTCCTCACCGGCCGCATCCCCTCTTCCTTGTCCAACTCTTCCAGGCTCATCAGGCTCAACCTCAGCTACAACAACATTTCCGGCCCCGTTCCTGTTGCCATCACCCAAATCCCTtctctcgtcttcctcctcctgcaACAGAACAGCCTCTCTGGTTCTGTTCCTGATACCTGGGGAAGCACGGTCTCCAATGGCACGTACCAGTTCCAGAGCTTGCACCTCGAAAATAACCTGCTCTCCGGCAGCATCCCCATGTCCCTCGGTCGCCTGCAAATGCTGGAGGACGTCTCCCTCAGCAACAATCAGCTGAACGGCAGCATACCGCAAGAGATCACCACGCTTTCGAGGATCAAGACATTGGACCTCTCCGACAACTCCATCGGAGGAAGCTTCCCTGCGTCGCTCTGCAACCTTTCCTCGTTGGTCGCGCTCAACCTTGAAGGTAACCAGCTCGAAGGTCCGATCCCGGAGGCCATCGATGGcctccgcaacctctccctcctctcgCTCAAGAACAACCAGTTCAGTGGCGACGTCCCTGCCACACTCGGCAACATCTCTAGCCTCTCTCGCCTAGACCTGTCGGAGAACAACCTCGGTGGAAGAATCCCCGCTTCCATCGAGCACCTCACCAATCTCACCTTCTTCAATGTTTCCGACAACGTCCTCTCCGGGCctgttcctattctcctctccgacAAGTTCAATTCGAGCTCTTTCGCTGGAAACATCCAGCTCTGCGGTTACAGTGCGTCGGTTCCATGTCCTTCTCCCCCTCCTGCTTCACCGCCTTCTCCATCCATGCTTCCGACACCCATTCGACGAAGCCTTAGTCCTAAAAACGTCATTCTCATAGCCGTGGGGGTCTTACTCGCGCTCCTGCTTCTTCTTTTCTGCGTCCTCCTCATCTTTTTGATCAAGAAAAGGGCCGCCGGTACGAGTAAACAGAGCACAGCAACGGGAggagcggcagcagcggcgggcGCCGGAAGGGACGAGAAGCCTGGGCCGGCAGCTGGGACAGAAACGGAAGCGGGCTGCGACACAGGGGGGAAGCTGGTCCACTTCGACGGGCCTCTGGCCTTCACCGCGGATGACCTCCTGTGCGCGACCGCGGAGATCATGGGCAAGAGCACCTACGGGACGGTGTACAAGGCGACGCTGGAGGACGGCAGCCAGGTCGCAGTGAAAAGGCTGAGGGAGAAGATCGCcaagagccaaaaggagttcgagGCGGAGGTGAACGTGCTCGGGAAGATACGGCACCAGAATCTGCTGGCTCTCAGGGCTTACTACTTGGGGCCGAAGGGGGAGAAGCTCCTCGTCTTCGACTTCATGCCCAAAGGAAGCCTTGCAGCTTTTCTACATG CTCGCGGCCCTGACACCCCGATCGACTGGTCCACGAGGATGAAGATAGCCATGGGAGTGACGCGCGGCCTTCAGCACCTCCAAGTCGACCTGAAGATGATCCATGGCAATCTCACCAGCAGCAACGTGCTATTGGACGACGACATGAACGCGAGGATAAGTGACTTCGGCGTGTCCCGCCTAATGACCGGCGCCGCCAGCTCCAACGTGATCGCCACCGCGAGCGCCCTCGGCTACCGCGCGCCCGAGCTCTCCAAGCTGAAGAAGGCCAACGCGAAGACCGACATCTACAGCCTGGGGGTGATCGTGCTGGAGCTGCTGACCGGGAAGTCGCCCGCGGACGCGGCCGACGGCGTGGACCTGCCGCAATGGGTGGCGTCCATCGTGAAGGAAGAGTGGACCAACGAGGTGTTCGACCTGGAACTGATGAAGGACGCCACGGCGGGGACGGCAACCGGGGACGAGCTGCTGAACACGCTGAAGCTGGCGCTGCACTGCGTGGACCCGTCGCCTGCGGCCAGGCCGGAGGCTCACCAGGTGCTGCAGCAGCTGGAGCAGATCAAGCCGGAAGCGGCCGATGCTGTGGCTTCCTCCAAGGACGATGGTTTTGGTACTGCTGCCACAGCAGAAGAAGAACAAGCCAAGACTGCAGAGTAA
- the LOC135581624 gene encoding mitochondrial import inner membrane translocase subunit TIM22-4-like isoform X1 — protein MGAADGEPREAPEEEEEKPRIEPLRLPTPEEIRGQDIWNNCAVRSVVSGIMGGGLGLFMGLFLGALDNPIMQDEMTAKQQFIYTAKQMGRRSYSSAKAFAVMGFIFSAAECVIEKARAKHDTTNTFVAGCVTGGAISAKGGPKAACVGCAGFAAFSVLIEKFLDRHS, from the exons ATGGGCGCGGCCGATGGAGAGCCCCGGGAGGcccccgaggaggaggaggagaagccgcGGATAGAGCCGCTGCGGCTCCCGACGCCGGAGGAGATACGAGGCCAGGACATCTGGAACAACTGCGCCGTCCGCAGCGTCGTCAGTGGCATCATGG GTGGTGGACTTGGTCTATTCATGGGCTTGTTTCTTGGTGCTCTGGATAATCCTATAATGCAGGATGAGATGACGGCAAAGCAGCAATTCATATATACAGCAAAACAAATGGGGCGGAGAAGTTATAGCTCTGCAAAGGCATTTGCTGTCATGGGCTTTATTTTCTCAGCTGCTGAGTGTGTTATAGAGAAG gcTCGAGCAAAACATGACACCACGAATACATTTGTTGCTGGTTGTGTTACAGGAGGGGCTATTTCTGCAAAAG GCGGTCCGAAGGCTGCATGCGTTGGTTGTGCAGGTTTTGCAGCATTCTCGGTCCTAATTGAGAAGTTCCTTGATCGGCATTCTTAA
- the LOC135581624 gene encoding mitochondrial import inner membrane translocase subunit TIM22-1-like isoform X2 yields MGAADGEPREAPEEEEEKPRIEPLRLPTPEEIRGQDIWNNCAVRSVVSGIMGGGLGLFMGLFLGALDNPIMQDEMTAKQQFIYTAKQMGRRSYSSAKAFAVMGFIFSAAECVIEKEGLFLQKAVRRLHALVVQVLQHSRS; encoded by the exons ATGGGCGCGGCCGATGGAGAGCCCCGGGAGGcccccgaggaggaggaggagaagccgcGGATAGAGCCGCTGCGGCTCCCGACGCCGGAGGAGATACGAGGCCAGGACATCTGGAACAACTGCGCCGTCCGCAGCGTCGTCAGTGGCATCATGG GTGGTGGACTTGGTCTATTCATGGGCTTGTTTCTTGGTGCTCTGGATAATCCTATAATGCAGGATGAGATGACGGCAAAGCAGCAATTCATATATACAGCAAAACAAATGGGGCGGAGAAGTTATAGCTCTGCAAAGGCATTTGCTGTCATGGGCTTTATTTTCTCAGCTGCTGAGTGTGTTATAGAGAAG GAGGGGCTATTTCTGCAAAAG GCGGTCCGAAGGCTGCATGCGTTGGTTGTGCAGGTTTTGCAGCATTCTCGGTCCTAA
- the LOC103999744 gene encoding CASP-like protein 4B4: MAPSTEIDPENASTSAAPSATNPAAVALALLAWWRGKGLLERSAVVLRPLALVFSLLAFIVCASNRHGDWKNFERYEEYRYLLAISILAFLYSVFQVSKPAYRFSTGIDLVPKNYSGIVDFAGDQVTAYLLISALSAAIPVTNSMRGGADNIFTDASCASIILAFFAFVSIALSALISGFKLSKQI; encoded by the exons ATGGCTCCATCCACGGAGATCGACCCCGAGAACGCCTCGACGAGCGCCGCGCCTTCCGCTACCAACCCCGCCGCGGTGGCGTTGGCATTGTTAGCCTGGTGGAGGGGGAAGGGCCTGTTGGAAAGGAGCGCTGTGGTGCTCCGTCCCCTCGCTCTCGTCTTCTCGCTCCTCGCCTTCATAGTCTGTGCCTCCAACAGGCACGGCGACTGGAAGAACTTCGAGCGCTACGAGGAGTACAG GTACCTGTTGGCGATCTCCATACTCGCGTTCTTGTACTCGGTTTTTCAGGTGTCGAAGCCGGCGTACCGTTTCAGCACCGGCATTGATTTGGTGCCCAAAAACTATTCGGGAATCGTCGATTTCGCCGGAGATCAG GTGACGGCATACCTGTTGATCTCGGCACTGTCTGCGGCAATTCCCGTTACTAATAGCATGAGAGGAGGAGCAGATAACATATTTACGGATGCTTCGTGTGCTTCGATTATCTTGGCCTTCTTTGCATTTGTGTCGATCGCACTATCTGCTTTGATATCTGGGTTCAAGCTCTCTAAACAAATCTAA
- the LOC103974000 gene encoding laccase-3 — MSVGGKNANMSCSLLCFLLSFSAMLAHAGAEVHFHEFIVQATPMKRLCRTHNIITVNGRYPGPTLAVRNGDTLVVNVVNRAKYNVTLHWHGVRQMRTAWADGPEFVTQCPIRPGGSYRYRFRIEEQEGTMWWHAHSSWLRATVHGALIVYPKRGSSYPFPHPNTEFPVILGEWWNEDPVQVIRRATRSGAAPNISDAFTINGQPGDFYKCSSKDTTILPVAVGETNLLRFINAALNQELFISLAGHTMTVVAADAAYTKPFATSVLMLGPGQTTDVLITTNQPAGRYYVAARAYASAKGGPFDTTTTTAILEYSNSGRGQAFPPAFPVLPAFNDTPAATTFAAGMRSPRPVKLPGPVDHHLFFTVGLGLLSCPPDRFCAGPNGTRLAASMNNVSFQLPTRLSMLQGYHLGVPGVFTTDFPAVPPVRFNYTGSNISQAMWQPERGTKVYPLKYGSVVQIVLQGTGILAGEEHPMHLHGYHFYVLATGFGNFDPRRDAARFNLVDPPFRNTVGVPVNGWAVIRFAADNPGVWLVHCHLDVHITWGLAMAFLVENGVGALQSLEPPPPDLPLC, encoded by the exons ATGAGTGTTGGTGGCAAGAACGCGAACATGTCATGCTCGCTCCTCTGCTTCCTACTCTCCTTCTCCGCCATGCTCGCTCATGCCGGTGCAGAAGTCCACTTCCATGAGTTCATT GTGCAGGCGACGCCAATGAAGAGGCTGTGCAGGACTCATAACATCATCACCGTCAATGGCCGATATCCCGGTCCGACATTAGCAGTTAGGAACGGAGACACGCTAGTGGTCAACGTCGTCAACCGGGCCAAGTACAACGTCACGCTTCACTG GCATGGAGTTCGCCAGATGAGGACGGCGTGGGCGGATGGGCCGGAGTTCGTGACGCAGTGCCCTATCCGGCCGGGTGGAAGCTACAGGTACCGGTTTAGGATCGAGGAGCAAGAAGGGACGATGTGGTGGCATGCGCACAGCTCCTGGCTCAGAGCCACTGTTCATGGAGCTCTCATCGTCTACCCCAAGCGAGGCTCTTCGTATCCTTTTCCCCACCCCAACACAGAATTCCCCGTGATCCTCG GGGAGTGGTGGAACGAGGATCCGGTTCAGGTCATCCGGCGGGCGACGAGGAGCGGCGCCGCCCCAAATATCTCCGACGCCTTCACCATCAACGGCCAACCCGGCGATTTCTACAAATGCTCTAGTAAAG ACACGACGATATTGCCGGTGGCGGTTGGCGAGACGAATCTGCTACGGTTCATCAACGCGGCACTCAACCAGGAGCTCTTCATCAGCCTCGCCGGCCACACGATGACGGTAGTGGCGGCCGACGCCGCCTACACTAAGCCATTCGCTACCTCCGTCCTCATGCTGGGCCCTGGCCAGACGACCGACGTCCTCATCACCACCAACCAGCCCGCCGGCCGCTACTACGTTGCCGCCCGCGCCTACGCCAGCGCCAAAGGCGGCCCCTtcgacaccaccaccaccaccgccattcTGGAGTATAGCAACAGCGGCCGGGGTCAGGCCTTTCCCCCGGCGTTCCCGGTCCTCCCGGCCTTCAACGACACCCCAGCCGCCACCACCTTCGCCGCTGGGATGAGGAGCCCTCGGCCGGTCAAGCTACCGGGGCCGGTCGACCATCACCTCTTCTTCACCGTCGGCTTGGGCCTGCTGAGCTGCCCGCCCGACAGGTTCTGTGCCGGGCCGAACGGGACTCGCTTGGCCGCCAGCATGAACAACGTCTCCTTCCAGCTCCCCACCCGCCTCTCCATGCTGCAAGGCTACCACCTCGGCGTGCCGGGGGTGTTCACCACCGACTTCCCGGCAGTGCCGCCGGTGCGGTTCAACTACACCGGGAGTAACATCAGCCAAGCGATGTGGCAGCCGGAGCGGGGTACGAAGGTGTACCCGCTCAAGTACGGGTCGGTGGTGCAGATAGTGCTGCAGGGCACCGGCATCTTGGCCGGGGAGGAGCACCCCATGCACCTCCACGGCTACCACTTCTACGTGCTGGCAACGGGATTCGGCAACTTCGACCCCAGGCGGGACGCCGCCAGGTTCAACCTGGTGGACCCGCCGTTCCGGAACACGGTGGGCGTGCCGGTGAATGGGTGGGCGGTGATCCGGTTCGCGGCGGACAACCCGGGGGTGTGGCTAGTGCACTGCCACCTCGACGTGCACATCACCTGGGGCTTGGCGATGGCCTTCCTCGTGGAGAACGGCGTCGGCGCGCTGCAGTCCCTCGAGCCGCCTCCACCCGATCTTCCTCTCTGCTGA